From a single Oreochromis niloticus isolate F11D_XX linkage group LG3, O_niloticus_UMD_NMBU, whole genome shotgun sequence genomic region:
- the LOC109198657 gene encoding golgin subfamily A member 6-like protein 6 produces the protein MGEEPEREKEEMEHMREEPEREKQEMEHMREEPEREKKELGQMREEPEREKQELGQMREEPEREKEEMEQMGEEPEREKEEMEQMGEEPEREKEEMEQMGEEPEREKEEMEQMGDETERDEQNMGRMGEEPEREKEEMEHMREEPEREKQELGQMREEPDREKEEMEQMGDETERDEQNMGRMGEEPEREKEEMEHMREEPEREKKELGQMREEPEREKQELGQMRREKKKRWNKWEKNQREKKKRWNKWEKNQREKKKRWNKWEKNQREKKKRWNKWEKNQREKKKRWNKWEKNQREKKKRWNKWEKNQREKKKRWNKWEMKQREMNKIWDEWEKNQREKSKRWNT, from the exons ATGGGAGAAgaaccagagagagaaaaggaagagATGGAACACATGAGAGAAgaaccagagagagaaaagcaaGAGATGGAACACATGAGAGAAgaaccagagagagaaaaaaaagagttggGACAGATGAGAGAAgaaccagagagagaaaaacaagagttGGGACAGATGAGAGAAgaaccagagagagaaaaagaagagatggaACAAATGGGAGAAgaaccagagagagaaaaagaagagatggaACAAATGGGAGAAgaaccagagagagaaaaagaagagatggaACAAATGGGAGAAgaaccagagagagaaaaagaagagatggaACAAATGGGAGatgaaacagagagagatgaaCAAAATATGGGACGAATGGGAGAAgaaccagagagagaaaaggaagagATGGAACACATGAGAGAAgaaccagagagagaaaaacaagagttGGGACAAATGAGAGAAGAACCAgatagagaaaaagaagagatggaACAAATGGGAGatgaaacagagagagatgaaCAAAATATGGGACGAATGGGAGAAgaaccagagagagaaaaggaagagATGGAACACATGAGAGAAgaaccagagagagaaaaaaaagagttggGACAGATGAGAGAAgaaccagagagagaaaaacaagagttGGGACAGATGAGA agagagaaaaagaagagatggaACAAATGGGAGAAgaaccagagagagaaaaagaagagatggaACAAATGGGAGAAgaaccagagagagaaaaagaagagatggaACAAATGGGAGAAgaaccagagagagaaaaagaagagatggaACAAATGGGAGAAgaaccagagagagaaaaagaagagatggaACAAATGGGAGAAgaaccagagagagaaaaagaagagatggaACAAATGGGAGAAgaaccagagagagaaaaagaagagatggaACAAATGGGAGatgaaacagagagagatgaaCAAAATATGGGACGAATGGGAGAAgaaccagagagagaaaagcaaGAGATGGAACACATGA